In the Chryseobacterium sp. MYb264 genome, one interval contains:
- a CDS encoding AMP-dependent synthetase/ligase has product MAIKRLFDIPYHALETYPKSDMFVTKYHGEWKKTSTQEFINQGNKISRGLLKLGIKPGDKIALITTNSRTEWAVMDLGLSQIGVVSVPVYPSISPEDYEFIFNNAEIHYCFVSDKELFNKVTKVKHNIPSLQGIFTFDNVTGAANWKEIMDLGEDDSTQIEVEDLSKAINSDDLATIIYTSGTTGRPKGVMLSHENIVSNVLGSIPRIPKKKSLDYKDTRVLSFLPICHIFERMLFYLFQYNGFSIYFAESIDKMGENVKEVKPHYMSVVPRLVEKVYDKIYATGSSAGGLKQKIFFWALNLLSKKKTVSKPSGLLEIIADKLVFKKWREGLGGEIITLVSGSAALSTRLNLLFQNAGIPILEGYGLTETSPVISVNSFGKMKIGTVGPPLDNLTVKIQADGEITVKGPSVFKAYFKNEEMTKEVFTEDGYFKTGDIGLVDSEGFLQITDRKKEMFKTSGGKYIAPQTIENLAKASKFIEQIMVVGDGEKMPCAFVQPDFEFAKSWAMRNNLNIGSTPQEIAKSPELKERIEKEMDNINEHLGNWEKIKKIELTPEVWSIETGLLTPTLKLKRKAIKEKFMDLYNKMYEHHE; this is encoded by the coding sequence ATGGCCATCAAAAGATTATTCGATATACCCTATCACGCATTAGAAACATATCCAAAATCGGATATGTTTGTGACCAAGTATCACGGTGAATGGAAAAAGACCTCTACTCAGGAATTTATCAATCAAGGTAATAAAATATCCCGAGGGCTCCTAAAACTGGGCATAAAGCCGGGAGATAAAATAGCGTTAATAACGACCAACTCCCGTACCGAATGGGCCGTGATGGATTTGGGACTTTCTCAGATCGGAGTGGTTTCTGTGCCTGTATATCCCAGTATTTCACCTGAAGATTATGAATTTATATTCAATAATGCCGAAATTCATTATTGCTTTGTTTCTGACAAAGAGCTTTTTAATAAAGTAACAAAAGTGAAACATAACATCCCGTCATTACAGGGCATCTTCACATTTGACAACGTCACCGGTGCGGCCAACTGGAAAGAAATTATGGATCTTGGAGAAGACGACTCTACTCAGATTGAAGTGGAGGATCTTTCTAAGGCCATTAATTCTGATGATCTGGCTACCATTATCTATACTTCCGGAACCACAGGAAGACCCAAAGGCGTTATGCTGAGTCATGAGAATATTGTATCCAATGTTTTAGGCTCTATTCCCAGAATTCCTAAGAAAAAAAGTTTAGATTATAAAGATACTCGTGTATTAAGCTTCTTACCCATCTGTCATATTTTCGAAAGAATGCTTTTCTACCTTTTCCAGTACAATGGTTTTTCGATTTATTTCGCCGAAAGTATCGATAAAATGGGTGAAAATGTAAAAGAAGTGAAACCTCACTATATGAGTGTTGTACCAAGGCTTGTAGAGAAAGTGTATGATAAAATCTATGCCACCGGTTCCTCTGCGGGAGGTCTTAAGCAAAAGATATTTTTCTGGGCGCTTAACCTTTTAAGCAAAAAGAAAACAGTTTCCAAACCATCCGGGCTTCTTGAAATTATCGCTGACAAATTAGTTTTTAAAAAATGGCGAGAAGGCCTGGGAGGAGAGATCATCACTTTGGTATCCGGTTCCGCTGCTTTGTCCACGAGATTAAATTTACTGTTTCAGAATGCGGGTATCCCTATTTTGGAAGGCTATGGTTTAACAGAAACATCCCCTGTGATTTCAGTCAACAGTTTTGGTAAAATGAAGATCGGAACTGTGGGTCCACCATTAGATAATTTAACAGTAAAAATCCAGGCTGACGGAGAAATTACAGTAAAAGGACCTTCTGTTTTTAAAGCGTACTTTAAAAATGAAGAAATGACGAAAGAGGTATTTACTGAAGACGGATACTTTAAAACAGGAGACATAGGGCTGGTTGATAGCGAAGGTTTTTTACAAATTACCGACCGTAAAAAAGAGATGTTTAAAACTTCAGGAGGCAAATATATTGCCCCTCAGACCATCGAAAACTTAGCGAAAGCCTCCAAATTTATCGAGCAGATCATGGTAGTCGGTGATGGCGAGAAAATGCCTTGCGCCTTTGTGCAACCGGATTTTGAATTTGCCAAGAGCTGGGCAATGAGAAATAACCTGAATATAGGCTCCACTCCACAGGAAATCGCTAAAAGTCCTGAATTGAAAGAAAGAATTGAAAAAGAAATGGACAACATCAACGAACATCTCGGCAATTGGGAAAAGATCAAAAAAATAGAGCTTACCCCTGAAGTATGGAGCATAGAGACGGGACTTTTAACCCCAACGTTGAAGTTAAAAAGAAAAGCTATAAAAGAGAAATTTATGGATCTGTATAATAAAATGTACGAACATCATGAATAA
- a CDS encoding acyl-CoA dehydrogenase family protein, which produces MDFNLSEEQLLIQQAARDFAQTELLPEVIERDRDQKFPVEQVKKMGEMGLLGMMVDPKYGGAGMDSVSYVLAMEEIAKIDASAAVVMSVNNSLVCAGLEKFASEEQKVKYLTPLASGQVIGAFALSEPEAGSDATSQKTTAEDKGDYYLLNGIKNWITNGGTATYYIVIAQTDPEKKHKGINAFIVERGWEGFEIGTKEDKLGIRGSDTHSLIFNNVKVPKENRIGEDGFGFNFAMAVLNGGRIGIASQALGIASGAYELALKYAKTRKAFKTEIINHQAIAFKLADMATQITAARMLCFKAACEKDAGKDISESGAMAKLYASQVAMDTTIEAVQIHGGYGYVKEYHVERLMRDAKITQIYEGTSEIQKIVISRSIAK; this is translated from the coding sequence ATGGACTTTAATTTATCAGAAGAGCAGCTGCTGATTCAGCAGGCGGCTAGAGATTTTGCACAGACAGAACTTTTACCTGAAGTAATCGAAAGAGACAGAGATCAGAAGTTTCCTGTGGAGCAGGTAAAGAAAATGGGCGAGATGGGGCTTTTAGGAATGATGGTTGATCCAAAGTACGGAGGTGCGGGGATGGACAGTGTTTCTTACGTTTTGGCAATGGAGGAGATTGCAAAAATTGACGCTTCTGCCGCTGTGGTGATGTCTGTAAACAATTCACTGGTTTGCGCTGGTCTTGAAAAATTTGCTTCTGAGGAGCAAAAAGTGAAATACCTTACCCCTCTTGCAAGCGGGCAGGTGATCGGAGCTTTTGCTCTGTCTGAACCTGAAGCGGGCTCTGATGCCACTTCTCAGAAAACAACAGCAGAGGATAAAGGAGATTATTATCTTTTAAACGGAATTAAAAACTGGATCACCAATGGTGGAACAGCCACTTACTATATTGTGATTGCACAGACTGATCCTGAGAAAAAACATAAAGGAATCAATGCATTTATCGTTGAAAGAGGCTGGGAAGGCTTCGAGATCGGTACTAAAGAAGACAAGCTGGGAATTCGGGGAAGTGATACGCATTCTTTGATTTTCAACAATGTAAAAGTACCGAAAGAGAACAGAATCGGGGAAGACGGTTTTGGATTTAATTTTGCGATGGCAGTTTTGAATGGAGGGAGAATTGGTATTGCTTCCCAGGCATTAGGTATTGCTTCAGGAGCGTATGAACTCGCGTTGAAATATGCTAAAACAAGAAAAGCGTTTAAAACTGAAATCATCAATCACCAGGCGATTGCTTTTAAACTGGCAGATATGGCAACACAGATCACGGCAGCAAGAATGCTGTGCTTCAAGGCGGCTTGTGAAAAAGATGCGGGAAAGGATATCTCTGAAAGTGGGGCAATGGCTAAATTATATGCTTCTCAGGTAGCGATGGATACCACCATTGAAGCGGTACAGATCCATGGTGGATACGGATATGTGAAAGAATATCATGTGGAAAGACTGATGAGAGATGCCAAAATCACTCAGATATATGAAGGAACTTCCGAGATCCAGAAAATCGTGATCTCAAGAAGTATTGCTAAATAA
- a CDS encoding DUF4349 domain-containing protein produces the protein MKKFILLVAVSSTFIMCKKSEATNFRVEKAVSSADSAISAASDKINEANDQVGAALDSSNVKIKDFEHAKNDVQEKIESTSKIVDSLSDQISSVKLETGKKDSIHNKEEKIVVNVPAPKVIKQTKIIYKNQPQKENSELAVSKNRMVKSGFISIHVDNAETVKEIIREEIKKNKGFIASEEMSYVESASVSNSYNIDDERKSYTLKVKIPIQNFDDLMRELNYNLGDVESKNVEVLGEKYVDNAICSISITLTDKSKLVKEPKTFGEKSFAAIGSGWEVITSIFLFILPLWPLLLAGGIGYYFYKKKNKSTSEEHSDS, from the coding sequence ATGAAAAAGTTCATATTACTCGTTGCAGTATCAAGCACATTTATCATGTGTAAAAAAAGTGAAGCAACCAATTTCCGCGTTGAAAAAGCTGTGAGCTCAGCGGATAGTGCAATTTCTGCAGCTTCAGATAAAATAAATGAAGCAAACGATCAGGTAGGCGCAGCACTGGATTCCTCCAATGTTAAGATCAAAGATTTTGAACATGCTAAAAATGATGTGCAGGAAAAAATTGAAAGTACCTCAAAAATCGTGGATTCTCTTTCCGATCAAATTTCATCTGTGAAATTGGAAACAGGCAAGAAAGATTCAATCCATAACAAGGAAGAAAAAATCGTCGTGAACGTTCCGGCACCGAAGGTTATTAAGCAAACCAAAATCATTTACAAAAACCAGCCCCAAAAAGAAAATTCTGAACTCGCTGTTTCGAAGAACAGAATGGTAAAATCCGGTTTTATTTCCATTCATGTAGATAATGCTGAAACAGTAAAAGAAATCATACGTGAGGAGATAAAGAAAAATAAAGGTTTTATTGCAAGCGAGGAAATGTCTTATGTAGAATCAGCTTCGGTAAGCAATTCATACAACATCGATGATGAGCGAAAATCATACACTTTAAAAGTAAAAATTCCTATTCAGAATTTTGATGACCTGATGCGTGAACTCAATTACAATCTTGGCGATGTTGAGAGCAAAAATGTGGAGGTTTTAGGTGAAAAATATGTTGATAATGCAATCTGTAGTATATCTATTACATTAACCGATAAATCAAAGCTTGTAAAAGAACCCAAAACTTTTGGTGAAAAATCTTTTGCAGCCATTGGATCCGGCTGGGAAGTGATTACGTCGATTTTCCTGTTTATCCTACCATTGTGGCCACTGCTTTTAGCAGGCGGAATAGGATATTACTTTTATAAAAAGAAAAATAAGTCAACATCCGAGGAACATTCAGACTCATAA
- a CDS encoding reprolysin-like metallopeptidase — translation MKRKLLLLASIAMMSGTGFAQQNQWGRASEQSVKDTRERSVRTSDYRLMSLNADEIKHQLSFATDRSRAASVKGIMIKFPNERGTFDTFEVYEAPTMHQDLQAKYADVKSYVGHKVGDPSTDIRFTFDPYFGLNAVVKKSTGGMYYIDSYSKDNKIYMVYDRKNATASSRFECLFKEDPALHTLLQNTQGKTVVDGLMRKYRLAISTTTEYTSYIATQAGVANGTDAQKKAAVLAAVNLAVARLNQVFENEVSLTLQLIPNTDLLFFIDTDTYNALNANQMLNENITVTNNVIGAANYDIGHVFFRATQGNDNGVAYTPSICENNYKAGGVTGSASPVGDPFVIDYVAHEMGHQFGANHTQNNNCNRNTATSVEPGSASSIMGYAGICAPNVQGNSDAYFHSVSIREMYTRITGAGNCGVNTSTGNNEPVANAGPDKTIPIGTPFVLTGTGSDPDGDAITFNWEQIDTGAATMPPRPTNTVGPMFRSMWATSSPTRYFPRLSTIIEGYDQTIITASNYRAWEKLPTVARNLTFSLLVRDNNPVGGQTGRDDIQLAVTAAAGPFTVSSQNTAGITWDIGQQQTITWNVANTNAAPVNTANVSILLSTDGGLSFPHVLVASTPNNGSYTFTVPSGFGTTSTARIMIKAVDNVFLNVNSTNFSINSTLATGEVEKADDGIKIYPNPSNGIFTIEADSRSGISYTVFTMEGRLIHPKKEMQSGKVTEKVNLSSVPTGVYIIQVDKDGQKISKKLIISK, via the coding sequence ATGAAAAGAAAATTATTACTTCTGGCATCTATAGCGATGATGTCGGGAACAGGGTTTGCTCAGCAAAACCAATGGGGAAGGGCTTCTGAACAGAGTGTAAAGGACACCCGAGAAAGATCTGTAAGAACGTCTGATTATAGATTGATGAGTCTGAATGCAGATGAGATTAAGCATCAGTTAAGCTTCGCAACGGATAGAAGCCGCGCAGCTTCTGTAAAAGGTATTATGATTAAATTCCCTAATGAAAGGGGAACTTTTGATACTTTCGAAGTATACGAGGCTCCGACGATGCATCAGGATTTACAGGCGAAGTATGCAGATGTAAAATCTTACGTGGGGCATAAGGTAGGTGATCCTTCGACAGATATCCGATTTACTTTTGATCCTTATTTCGGATTAAATGCGGTGGTAAAAAAATCGACGGGAGGGATGTATTATATAGATTCTTATTCTAAGGATAATAAAATCTATATGGTGTATGACAGAAAAAATGCCACGGCCTCCAGCAGATTCGAATGTTTGTTTAAAGAAGATCCTGCATTACATACATTGTTGCAGAACACACAAGGAAAGACGGTGGTTGACGGTTTGATGCGTAAATACAGGCTTGCTATCAGTACCACCACAGAATATACCTCTTATATTGCCACACAGGCGGGTGTTGCTAATGGAACAGATGCACAGAAGAAAGCTGCAGTTCTAGCTGCTGTCAATTTGGCTGTTGCCAGGTTAAATCAGGTTTTTGAGAATGAAGTTTCCTTAACGCTGCAACTGATCCCAAATACAGATTTACTATTCTTTATTGATACCGATACTTACAATGCGCTGAATGCTAATCAGATGCTTAATGAAAATATTACCGTGACCAATAATGTGATCGGTGCCGCCAACTATGATATAGGACATGTATTCTTCAGAGCAACCCAAGGTAATGATAACGGAGTGGCTTACACTCCTTCTATATGCGAAAATAATTATAAAGCGGGCGGGGTTACCGGTTCCGCAAGTCCTGTCGGAGATCCTTTTGTGATCGACTATGTAGCTCATGAGATGGGGCATCAGTTTGGAGCCAACCATACACAAAATAATAACTGTAACCGAAATACGGCAACCTCTGTAGAACCGGGAAGTGCAAGCTCTATCATGGGATATGCAGGGATCTGTGCGCCCAATGTTCAGGGTAATAGTGATGCGTACTTCCACAGTGTAAGCATTCGGGAAATGTATACCAGAATTACAGGAGCCGGAAATTGCGGGGTGAATACTTCTACCGGAAACAATGAACCTGTGGCGAATGCAGGACCTGACAAAACAATTCCTATTGGAACCCCATTCGTACTTACGGGAACGGGATCGGATCCTGATGGGGATGCTATTACTTTCAATTGGGAACAAATAGATACCGGAGCTGCAACAATGCCACCAAGACCTACGAATACCGTGGGGCCAATGTTCAGATCTATGTGGGCTACAAGTTCTCCAACAAGATATTTTCCAAGATTGTCAACAATTATTGAAGGGTATGATCAAACCATCATTACTGCTTCAAACTACAGAGCGTGGGAAAAGCTGCCAACAGTTGCCAGAAATCTTACTTTCTCTTTACTGGTGAGAGATAATAATCCAGTTGGCGGACAGACAGGTCGTGATGATATTCAGCTTGCGGTGACGGCAGCAGCGGGGCCGTTTACGGTAAGCTCTCAGAATACAGCGGGTATTACCTGGGATATCGGCCAGCAGCAGACCATCACCTGGAATGTCGCCAATACCAATGCAGCTCCTGTCAATACGGCCAATGTTTCTATTTTATTGTCAACAGACGGAGGTCTTAGCTTCCCTCATGTCCTTGTAGCAAGTACTCCTAATAACGGCTCGTATACCTTTACGGTTCCGTCTGGTTTTGGAACAACTTCAACAGCAAGAATTATGATCAAAGCGGTAGATAACGTATTTTTAAATGTAAACAGTACGAATTTTAGCATTAATTCTACTTTAGCTACAGGAGAAGTAGAGAAAGCGGATGATGGTATTAAAATCTATCCGAATCCTTCAAACGGAATTTTCACCATAGAAGCAGATTCAAGAAGCGGAATTTCTTACACTGTTTTTACGATGGAAGGAAGGCTGATTCATCCTAAAAAAGAGATGCAGAGCGGAAAAGTTACTGAAAAAGTAAATTTATCGTCTGTTCCAACAGGTGTTTATATTATTCAGGTGGATAAAGACGGGCAGAAAATTTCTAAAAAATTAATTATCAGTAAATAA
- a CDS encoding methyltransferase domain-containing protein, with protein MKEQSLIADFQKVDHSEYEYLIQFLEKAAAYPVIRESLEFQMNLLDLKPGDHVLDVGCGAGIQAEDMAKRVAPSGRVTGTDISSVMIQFAKTKSAESGLPLDFHVAKAESQPFPDQSFDAVRTERVMLYLKNTKEALNEFKRLLKPGGKLVIFDLHWDGVLLSHRDKTFTRRIVHYITDAFPNGHFGGDLYYHLKDAGFNNVSVTPYSYFGGDETLLNIVKKAYKGILEGAVSEGKFTETEISEWWKSVDEDMEAGKFFVSLPGMIGFGTKD; from the coding sequence ATGAAAGAGCAAAGTCTTATCGCCGATTTTCAAAAAGTCGACCACTCTGAATACGAATACCTTATTCAATTTCTTGAAAAAGCTGCAGCGTATCCCGTTATCCGGGAAAGCCTGGAGTTTCAAATGAATTTACTTGATTTAAAGCCCGGAGATCATGTTCTTGATGTAGGTTGCGGTGCCGGCATCCAGGCAGAGGATATGGCAAAACGGGTAGCCCCTTCTGGTAGGGTTACAGGTACCGATATCAGCTCAGTAATGATACAATTTGCCAAAACAAAAAGTGCAGAGTCCGGTTTACCACTCGATTTCCATGTGGCGAAGGCCGAATCTCAACCTTTTCCGGATCAATCTTTTGATGCGGTAAGAACAGAGCGGGTGATGCTTTACCTTAAGAATACTAAAGAAGCACTTAATGAGTTTAAAAGACTTCTAAAGCCAGGAGGAAAATTGGTAATATTTGATCTTCACTGGGACGGAGTTTTACTTTCCCACAGAGACAAAACCTTCACCAGAAGAATCGTTCATTATATTACGGATGCCTTTCCCAATGGTCATTTTGGAGGAGACCTTTATTATCATTTAAAAGATGCAGGCTTCAACAACGTATCTGTGACGCCCTACTCTTACTTTGGCGGTGACGAGACCCTTCTGAACATCGTTAAAAAAGCCTATAAAGGAATTTTGGAAGGAGCCGTCTCGGAAGGTAAATTTACAGAAACAGAGATCAGTGAATGGTGGAAATCAGTAGACGAAGATATGGAAGCCGGAAAATTTTTCGTATCTCTTCCCGGTATGATCGGATTCGGGACTAAAGATTAA
- a CDS encoding peptide chain release factor 3: protein MSDLIKEIQKRKTFGIISHPDAGKTTLTEKLLLFGGAIQEAGAVKSNKIKKGATSDFMEIERQRGISVATSVLAFEYRDHKINILDTPGHKDFAEDTYRTLTAVDSVIVVIDVAKGVEEQTEKLVKVCRMRNIPMLVFINKLDREGKDAFDLLDEVEQKLGLTVCPLSLPIGMGSDFQGIYNIWENNIQLFLEEKKQKVGDSIKFDDINDSKIDEVIGEKAAKNLREELDLIQSVYPEFNREDYMNGELQPVFFGSALNNFGVRELLNAFIDIAPMPQPKESDTRLVKPEESTFTGFVFKIHANMDPKHRDRLAFVKIVSGTFKRNENYLLVREGKKMKFSSPNAFFADKKEVVDESFPGDIVGLHDTGSFRIGDTLTGGEKLSFKGIPSFSPEHFRYINNNDPLKAKQLAKGIDQLMDEGVAQLFTLEMNNRKIIGTVGALQYEVIQYRLEHEYGAKCTYEPLSMHKACWVEADEKSDEFTEFARLKQRFLARDKYNQLVFLADSSFTIHMTQEKFPNVKLHFISEFQNA, encoded by the coding sequence ATGTCAGACTTAATCAAAGAAATACAAAAAAGAAAAACCTTCGGAATCATCTCTCACCCCGATGCCGGAAAAACCACACTGACTGAAAAGTTACTTCTTTTCGGAGGGGCAATTCAGGAAGCGGGAGCGGTAAAATCCAACAAAATAAAAAAAGGAGCCACCTCCGATTTCATGGAAATTGAAAGACAGAGAGGGATCTCCGTGGCAACTTCCGTATTGGCTTTTGAGTACAGAGATCATAAGATCAATATTCTGGATACTCCCGGTCACAAGGATTTTGCAGAAGATACGTACAGAACTTTAACAGCGGTTGACTCTGTAATTGTTGTGATCGACGTTGCAAAAGGGGTTGAGGAACAAACTGAAAAACTGGTGAAAGTTTGCAGAATGAGAAATATCCCGATGTTGGTTTTTATCAATAAACTTGACCGTGAGGGTAAAGATGCGTTTGATCTCTTGGATGAAGTTGAACAGAAATTAGGATTAACAGTTTGTCCGCTTTCTCTCCCGATTGGTATGGGTAGTGACTTTCAGGGAATTTACAATATCTGGGAAAACAATATTCAGTTGTTCTTAGAAGAGAAAAAGCAAAAAGTTGGGGATTCTATTAAGTTTGATGACATTAATGATTCTAAAATTGACGAGGTAATTGGTGAAAAAGCAGCGAAAAACCTTCGTGAAGAATTAGATTTAATCCAGTCTGTTTATCCTGAATTTAATCGTGAGGATTATATGAATGGTGAATTACAGCCAGTTTTCTTTGGTTCTGCATTAAATAATTTTGGAGTTCGTGAGTTGTTAAATGCTTTCATCGACATCGCTCCGATGCCACAGCCAAAAGAAAGTGATACCCGTTTGGTAAAACCTGAAGAAAGCACTTTCACAGGATTCGTTTTCAAGATTCATGCGAATATGGATCCGAAGCACAGAGACAGACTAGCGTTTGTGAAAATTGTTTCGGGAACATTTAAAAGAAACGAAAACTATTTATTGGTAAGAGAAGGTAAGAAAATGAAATTCTCTTCCCCGAATGCATTCTTTGCAGATAAAAAAGAAGTGGTAGACGAAAGTTTCCCGGGAGATATCGTAGGGCTTCATGATACAGGAAGTTTCAGAATCGGTGATACATTGACTGGCGGTGAAAAATTAAGCTTCAAAGGAATTCCGAGTTTCTCTCCGGAGCATTTCAGATATATTAATAATAATGATCCATTGAAGGCAAAACAATTGGCAAAAGGTATCGATCAGTTGATGGATGAAGGTGTTGCACAGTTGTTTACCCTCGAAATGAACAACAGAAAGATCATTGGAACGGTAGGTGCGCTTCAGTACGAAGTGATCCAGTATCGTCTGGAGCACGAATATGGTGCAAAATGTACTTATGAACCTCTTTCTATGCACAAAGCGTGTTGGGTAGAGGCAGATGAGAAATCAGATGAATTCACGGAATTTGCAAGATTGAAGCAGAGATTCCTTGCCAGAGATAAATACAATCAATTGGTTTTCCTGGCAGATTCTTCGTTCACGATTCACATGACACAGGAGAAGTTTCCGAATGTGAAGCTTCACTTCATCAGTGAATTCCAAAATGCTTAA
- a CDS encoding MFS transporter: MDSLVNRSENVNLSLITYVCFTFVGYFIIGLSLSVLPIFINKSLGFSLVVAGLVISLQYVSTFFLRAYSGKIIDGKGPKPAVLFSMVSFSMTGLFLIIAYYFKFSPFISLSFLVVTRLLTGCAEGMIGASPINWAIMAVGEKHTAKIISYNGVACYGALAIGASLGVMIEHEFSLYGIGILSIILGILGFLFARTKENKTNTNPQEAQSFWKVLGKVAPFGVCLALGGIGFASISTFITLYYNYFHWNNGALCLSIFGGLFVAGRLVFSNVINNYGGIKVAIACLIVETIGLLIIAFATTSQMALLGAGVTGLGFSLIFPALGVVAIKSVSPSSQGSALAGYGLFIDLSLGVAGPLIGGVADIYGMSYIFPFSAGMVFVGLGLAYLLKIKSRLKH, translated from the coding sequence ATGGATAGTTTAGTAAATCGGTCAGAGAATGTTAACTTATCCTTGATTACTTATGTATGTTTTACGTTTGTAGGCTACTTTATCATAGGATTGTCTCTGTCTGTTCTTCCGATTTTTATTAATAAAAGTTTAGGATTTAGTTTAGTAGTGGCCGGATTGGTCATCAGTTTGCAATATGTTTCCACATTTTTTCTGAGGGCATATTCGGGTAAAATTATTGATGGTAAAGGTCCGAAACCTGCTGTATTATTTAGTATGGTCAGTTTTTCTATGACAGGACTCTTTCTAATCATTGCGTATTATTTCAAATTCTCTCCCTTCATCAGTCTTTCGTTTTTAGTGGTTACACGTTTACTCACGGGCTGTGCCGAGGGAATGATCGGTGCAAGTCCGATCAACTGGGCGATTATGGCAGTCGGAGAAAAACATACCGCAAAAATTATTTCTTACAATGGTGTTGCCTGTTACGGAGCTTTGGCCATCGGTGCGTCTTTGGGAGTTATGATTGAACATGAATTCAGCTTATACGGAATCGGGATTCTTTCTATTATTCTAGGAATTTTAGGATTTCTCTTTGCCAGAACTAAAGAAAATAAAACCAATACCAATCCTCAGGAAGCCCAGTCTTTCTGGAAAGTTTTGGGTAAAGTAGCCCCTTTTGGGGTTTGTCTGGCTTTAGGCGGAATTGGTTTTGCAAGTATTTCAACTTTTATCACCTTATATTATAACTATTTTCATTGGAATAATGGCGCCTTATGCCTTAGTATTTTTGGCGGATTGTTTGTAGCAGGAAGATTGGTTTTCAGTAATGTCATCAACAATTATGGAGGTATTAAAGTCGCTATTGCCTGTCTTATTGTAGAAACCATCGGACTTTTAATTATTGCCTTCGCAACGACTTCTCAAATGGCATTGTTAGGGGCGGGTGTTACCGGCTTAGGATTTTCGTTAATATTTCCTGCTTTGGGTGTTGTTGCGATTAAAAGCGTTTCACCATCAAGTCAGGGTTCTGCATTGGCAGGTTACGGACTTTTCATTGATCTTTCATTAGGTGTTGCAGGACCATTAATTGGTGGCGTAGCCGATATCTATGGAATGAGCTATATTTTCCCTTTCAGCGCAGGAATGGTTTTCGTGGGATTGGGACTGGCTTATTTGCTTAAAATAAAATCAAGGCTTAAACACTAA